Genomic segment of Apium graveolens cultivar Ventura chromosome 7, ASM990537v1, whole genome shotgun sequence:
GTATTTGTATAGTTTATCCTTGCCGGACCCTGTCCTCACACTAAGCGATGCACACCTAGTTCGTGTAATTTTTCTCTGCTCTACTAGTACTgcatatttataaaatttaagtGTGGGAGTACTTTATCTAAGTTTCTCAACACATAAATATAATCAGCATGATTATACTGAAAATAACCTTTTGTTTGGTTTTGATAGTTGGTATGATTAATATGGTTGTGAATGAAATCTATATATTCTCATGTCTTTTGCTTTGGTCATCTATGGTATCTAACTTTAACATGGCAACTCTATACAGCTTACTTGAGGGGAAAGGTTAAGGTCTCTACGGTGCATTCAATGGCAGTGTTGGGCAATTCTGATCCGCCATCGTTAACAAGTTTTAAATCTAGTTATAGTGACACAATGAGAGCATTGTTGCAGTTCCAAAGAGCCACTGGGTCTCCTCTTATGATTAATCCATACCCTTTTTTCGCATACAAAAGTGATCCAAGGCCAGAAACACTTGCATTTTGTCTATTTCAACCCAATGCAGGGCGAGTGGACTCTGCAAGTGGTATTAAGTACATGAACATGTTTGATGCTCAGGTATTTCAGTTAAACCAACCTAATTATATTATGTATGAGTTCCTCTCTGTCACAAAATTAGATGTGCTGAAACCACGTTTTCAGTTGTGCTTTTCACATTTCAAGTCGACTCCTAAAGTTGGCTAAGATGCATTAGTGAAATTATGATGGTCCTACATCTGCCTAGGAGAAGAAATGTCATATTAGGAACTTAAATCTACTTTGTTGTTATAAGCAAAAACGTGTCTAGTATTCTGGGCAAGACTTGAAACACTAAGACTTATCTCCGACACTAGAATAATGGTGGTGTTACGCACACTGCCCAATTGCTCATTCTGTGTTGCTAATGGCCTGAAAGTATTAGAAACAAGCTCTCTGTGGATAAGGTAACTTTATTGTTACATTTAGATGTCTGTTGATTTCTGGCGTATAACTAAAAATTTAACTTGTTCTATTTTAATGTAAGTGTTAGTAATTGTTCAAATGGTTGCACAAGAAACAGTTAGCTATAAGAAACGGTTGTCAGCTCATATCACTGTCAGACCTACTTTACCATAAATCATGAGTTATGCAAAGATTTCGACATAGCCTAGTCCAGTCATACATTTACGTGATTTACGATAGTTTAGCCAGTCACAACATGTGCACGTCTGTACAGACATGCAGCCAACTTTCACACTGTTCCAACTAAATTTTTAGATGTCTTCTGTTTTAGGTAAATGTATTGGAAGGATCTGCAACATCATCCGTGAACCATATTCTATTGTTGTAGAATGATACTATGTTTTTAGCATCATAGTACAGATTTTTAGATTTGGTGACATCCATATCCATAGTAGTGGCTGAGACATCATTTTTGTTAAATTATATATTGCTTTTGATCATATGAAAAGTTCCCTACAATTGACTCGGCAACCCCTGATTTTTTAGCAGTATATATGCTGGATTGTTGATTTGATTTGATATGTCAACTCTTCTGCATCGTTGCACATGAACTTGATTAGTGTGTACATGAAAATCATGCTTTAACTCATAAGTTTTGGCAATTCCATCAGTTGCTCGGGGAACTCTTTAGTACCTCAGTGCTAGATTTCAAACAGTTCTATTATTTATCAGTATTTTTCTATCTTTTCTCATGCAAGCTTGAGAAGTGGAATACCATCTGCGTAATCTACTTGCGCCATATGATAAAGAGTGCAAAGTTTTCACACTTAAATATAGACATTGAAGTCATTGTATAAGATAGAAGTGGATTTATCTCTTAAATGGTTTCTATTCTTTTGCAGGTTGATGCTGTAAGATCGGCCTTAAATTCAATGGGATTTAAAGAGATAGAGATTGTGGTTGCAGAGACAGGGTGGGCTTACAAGGGGGACCCCAACGAGGTTGGCCCTAGTGTGGACAATGCAAAAGCTTATAACGGTAATTTGATCAATCATCTTCGGTCAAACGTAGGAACTCCTCTTATGCCTGGGAAGTCAGTTGATACCTACATCTTTGCACTCTATGATGAAAATTTGAAGCCTGGGCCTGGCTCAGAGCACGCTTTTGGGCTTTTTAAGCAAGATCTTTCTATGACTTATGATGTTGGTCTGTTGAAGAGCAGCCAGGTGAGTCATTTTCTAATCTTCAACTGCTTATAAATTAGGGAAGTAATTTTTCTTTTGCCAATGTTCTTAAAATAAATCGACAGGCTTTAATAGTTAATACATCTCGAGTATACTATTTATGTGAGCATTTCACATTCATTGCAAGTAGAACTTAAGTAATTTTACAGTGAGCCAGAGATAAAGTTTTTACTTCATCGAACGACCATAATGATTATCACTGATCCATAATTACATTTTCAGTAGCCATTTTGATGCACCTTATGTGTTTGTCCATAACCTGCAACATAACCACGGTGCAGACTGAAAATGCCTGCATTtactttttcttttattttgctAAATCACATTACTTATGTTTTGTCAGTTAATTAATGGTCTTAACCCTTCGCTCGGATCTACTCATCTAAGATCTAAACATTGTGGTTTTTAAAGTGTCAAATTAATCTATGTTTAGTCGTCAAACATCCTGTCATCCACTGATCATGAATAAATCTATTTTCCTTTTTGTCGATTGGTTTTTTTGTAGACTCCAGCACCGAAGACCGGAGTCTGGTGTGTGCCCAAGCCTGGCGTTTTTGATGCTCAATTGCAATCAAATATCGACTATGTTTGTGGCCAGGGCCTTGATT
This window contains:
- the LOC141672721 gene encoding glucan endo-1,3-beta-D-glucosidase-like, whose product is MAFNIISVVFISSLLVLQSPYFASSQSFIGVNYGQLADNLPAPAVTAQLLQSTTIGKVRLYDADVAIIKSLANTGRGIVIGVANGEIPGLASDPNVAGQWVGSNVLPFYPASKIEVVTVGNEVLTSQDEGLISQLLPAMQNVQNALNAAYLRGKVKVSTVHSMAVLGNSDPPSLTSFKSSYSDTMRALLQFQRATGSPLMINPYPFFAYKSDPRPETLAFCLFQPNAGRVDSASGIKYMNMFDAQVDAVRSALNSMGFKEIEIVVAETGWAYKGDPNEVGPSVDNAKAYNGNLINHLRSNVGTPLMPGKSVDTYIFALYDENLKPGPGSEHAFGLFKQDLSMTYDVGLLKSSQTPAPKTGVWCVPKPGVFDAQLQSNIDYVCGQGLDCSPIQAGGACYEPATKQAHAAYAMNLYYQNAGKNPWNCDFEKTATLSSTNPSYNGCTYPGGY